A single region of the Poecile atricapillus isolate bPoeAtr1 chromosome 25, bPoeAtr1.hap1, whole genome shotgun sequence genome encodes:
- the MPZL3 gene encoding myelin protein zero-like protein 3 isoform X2 gives MCPARRRGHFGAAPPSPAPGVCNALSLEIKASPKVRAYVGEQVLLKCSFKSSSPITESLLVDWTYRPLAGGHMEPIFHYQSVPHPTTAGKFKDRISWAGNVANGDASIAIQSPELSDNGTFICSVKNPPDVYHNIPQTLLLVTERGLAFQLTSAALLSILVFLPSALVVILLLVRMGRKFRVLKEKGKCGYKKSSIEVSDEPEHTDTGCCGGKIKEWCLNCVDTDEEDPY, from the exons atgtgcccagccAGGCGCCGCGGCCATTTCGGGGCTGCCCCGCCCTCACCTGCGCCAG GTGTCTGCAATGCTCTCTCCTTGGAAATTAAAGCCAGTCCTAAAGTCCGAGCTTATGTGGGAGAGCAAGTGCTGCTGAAATGCTCCTTCAAATCCAGCTCCCCCATCACGGAGAGCCTGCTGGTGGACTGGACCTACCGCCCCCTCGCTGGGGGCCACATGGAGCCA atTTTTCATTATCAGTCCGTCCCACACCCCACAACGGCGGGGAAGTTCAAAGACAGGATCTCCTGGGCTGGGAATGTTGCTAATGGTGATGCTTCCATCGCTATCCAAAGCCCAGAGCTCAGTGACAACGGCACTTTCATCTGCAGCGTGAAGAACCCTCCAGACGTTTATCACAACATTCCCCAGACGCTGCTGCTGGTTACAGAGAGGG GTCTGGCCTTCCAGCTgacctcagcagctctgctgtccaTCCTGGTGTTCCTCCCTTCTGCCCTCGTGGTCattctgctgctggtgaggatggggaggaagTTCCGGGTgctgaaggagaaaggaaaatgtggcTACAAGAAATCCTCCATCGAAGTGTCTGATGA GCCTGAGCACACAGACACAGGCTGCTGCGGGGGAAAAATCAAGGAGTGGTGCCTCAACTGTGTG GACACGGATGAGGAGGATCCTTACTGA
- the MPZL2 gene encoding myelin protein zero-like protein 2, which produces MRGRTWLGAALVLGAQLPALWLAAAVEVHTAKEVVAVNGTNQRLKCTFSSSSPVSQQLSVSWNFQPEDLSAHEPVFYYLKEPYKPPSGRFKERVTWDGNIERNDVSIIIWNLQPSDNGTFTCQVTNWPDVYGTIGEVRLRVVQKVSFSEIHFLAVAIGSASVLMIIVVIAVIICRQHRRKARDKRLEVADTERKEKESLKMGEEKEPIPLED; this is translated from the exons CGCTGTGGCTGGCAGCAGCCGTGGAGGTTCACACCGCCAAGGAGGTGGTGGCCGTGAACGGGACCAACCAGCGGCTGAAATGCactttttccagcagcagccccgtgagccagcagctctcagtgagCTGGAACTTCCAGCCCGAGGACCTGAGCGCTCATGAGCCG GTATTTTACTACCTGAAGGAGCCCTACAAGCCCCCCTCGGGAAGGTTTAAAGAGAGAGTCACCTGGGATGGGAACATCGAGCGTAACGACGTTTCCATCATCATCTGGAACCTGCAGCCCAGTGACAACGGGACCTTCACCTGCCAGGTGACAAACTGGCCAGATGTCTATGGCACCATCGGGGAGGTGCGACTCCGGGTTGTGCAGAAAG TGAGTTTCTCAGAAATCCATTTCCTGGCCGTGGCCATCGGATCTGCCTCTGTCCTGATGATCATCGTGGTGATAGCTGTGATCATCTGTCGGCAGCATCGCAGGAAAGCGCGAGACAAGAGGCTGGAGGTGGCAGACACGGAGCG TAAAGAAAAGGAGAGCCTGAAGATGGGGGAGGAGAAAGAGCCCATTCCACTGGAAGATTAA
- the MPZL3 gene encoding myelin protein zero-like protein 3 isoform X1, with the protein MCPARRRGHFGAAPPSPAPGERHVPGLSPAGMRLPGAARGRLLLLFLPRGALLLLGVCNALSLEIKASPKVRAYVGEQVLLKCSFKSSSPITESLLVDWTYRPLAGGHMEPIFHYQSVPHPTTAGKFKDRISWAGNVANGDASIAIQSPELSDNGTFICSVKNPPDVYHNIPQTLLLVTERGLAFQLTSAALLSILVFLPSALVVILLLVRMGRKFRVLKEKGKCGYKKSSIEVSDEPEHTDTGCCGGKIKEWCLNCVDTDEEDPY; encoded by the exons atgtgcccagccAGGCGCCGCGGCCATTTCGGGGCTGCCCCGCCCTCACCTGCGCCAGGTGAGCGCCATGTTCCGGGGCTGAGCCCGGCCGGGATGCGGCTCCCAGGGGCGGCCCGcggccgcctcctcctcctcttcctcccgcggggggctctgctgctgctcg GTGTCTGCAATGCTCTCTCCTTGGAAATTAAAGCCAGTCCTAAAGTCCGAGCTTATGTGGGAGAGCAAGTGCTGCTGAAATGCTCCTTCAAATCCAGCTCCCCCATCACGGAGAGCCTGCTGGTGGACTGGACCTACCGCCCCCTCGCTGGGGGCCACATGGAGCCA atTTTTCATTATCAGTCCGTCCCACACCCCACAACGGCGGGGAAGTTCAAAGACAGGATCTCCTGGGCTGGGAATGTTGCTAATGGTGATGCTTCCATCGCTATCCAAAGCCCAGAGCTCAGTGACAACGGCACTTTCATCTGCAGCGTGAAGAACCCTCCAGACGTTTATCACAACATTCCCCAGACGCTGCTGCTGGTTACAGAGAGGG GTCTGGCCTTCCAGCTgacctcagcagctctgctgtccaTCCTGGTGTTCCTCCCTTCTGCCCTCGTGGTCattctgctgctggtgaggatggggaggaagTTCCGGGTgctgaaggagaaaggaaaatgtggcTACAAGAAATCCTCCATCGAAGTGTCTGATGA GCCTGAGCACACAGACACAGGCTGCTGCGGGGGAAAAATCAAGGAGTGGTGCCTCAACTGTGTG GACACGGATGAGGAGGATCCTTACTGA
- the LOC131588286 gene encoding junctional adhesion molecule-like isoform X1: MGTGRLHLAVLPGLIVLSLSPAERCSGAAGVFMEPQLRARAGDSVLLPCLFLDPESRGWTLHKVDWLHKAGAGAQEETVFFYYSNYAVPAGRFKKRVQWRGNISRWDGSILLQDLSVHDSGTYECQLRLLQNSSVFKSRTVLLVSPAPRGREAAAAEDAAQPPRDSGFWPAVVGCGCVAVVVAFLAGLCVRKRFATITALERMGNSSSKNKAEEAIYSSIPGAEVPKAEQEAKKKRRAEDTYITMHPSHGRDNGVYVELAKRAIPTEWMAEGTQGDGQSQEPHSRSGEALPRPPEQQK; the protein is encoded by the exons ATGGGGACAGGCAGGCTGCACCTGGCCGTCCTCCCTGGGCTCATCGTGCTGTCCTTGTCCCCGGCAGAGCGCTGCAGCGGGGCTGCGGGGGTGTTCATGGAGCCTCAGCTCCGAGCTAGGGCTGGAGACTCTGTGCTGCTGCCGTGCCTCTTCCTAGACCCCGAGAGCAGGGGATGGACCCTGCACAAAGTGGACTGGCTGCACAAGGCAGGAGCCGGCGCTCAG gaggagaCGGTGTTTTTTTACTACAGCAACTACGCCGTCCCCGCGGGCCGCTTCAAGAAGCGGGTGCAGTGGCGGGGGAACATCTCCCGCTGGGACggctccatcctgctgcaggacCTGAGCGTCCACGACAGCGGCACCTACGAGTGCCAGCTGCGGCTGCTGCAGAACAGCAGCGTCTTCAAGAGCCGGACTGTGCTGCTCGTCAGCCCGGCCCCGAGAG GACGAGAAGCAGCGGCTGCCGAGGATGCCGCACAGCCCCCGAGAGACTCCGGGTTCTGGCCGGCCGTGGTGGGCTGTGGCTGCGTGGCCGTGGTGGTGGCGTTCCTGGCCGGGCTCTGCGTGAGGAAGAG GTTTgcaaccatcacagccctgGAGAGAAtggggaacagcagcagcaagaacaaAGCAGAG GAAGCGATTTACTCCTCAATCCCTGGAGCTGAGGTACccaaggctgagcaggaagCAAAGAAGAAGAGGAGAGCTGAGGACACGTACATAACCAtg cacccctCTCACGGCCGCGACAACGGCGTCTATGTGGAGCTGGCCAAGAGGGCGATCCCGACGGAATGGAtggcagaggggacacagggagatgggcagagccaggagcccCACAGCAGGTCAGGGGAGGCACTCCCCCGAcctccagagcagcagaaatag
- the LOC131588286 gene encoding junctional adhesion molecule-like isoform X2 gives MKVLLSLTLLLAWLERCSGAAGVFMEPQLRARAGDSVLLPCLFLDPESRGWTLHKVDWLHKAGAGAQEETVFFYYSNYAVPAGRFKKRVQWRGNISRWDGSILLQDLSVHDSGTYECQLRLLQNSSVFKSRTVLLVSPAPRGREAAAAEDAAQPPRDSGFWPAVVGCGCVAVVVAFLAGLCVRKRFATITALERMGNSSSKNKAEEAIYSSIPGAEVPKAEQEAKKKRRAEDTYITMHPSHGRDNGVYVELAKRAIPTEWMAEGTQGDGQSQEPHSRSGEALPRPPEQQK, from the exons ATGAAGGTGCTGCTGAGCCTGACCCTGCTGCTGGCATGGCTGG AGCGCTGCAGCGGGGCTGCGGGGGTGTTCATGGAGCCTCAGCTCCGAGCTAGGGCTGGAGACTCTGTGCTGCTGCCGTGCCTCTTCCTAGACCCCGAGAGCAGGGGATGGACCCTGCACAAAGTGGACTGGCTGCACAAGGCAGGAGCCGGCGCTCAG gaggagaCGGTGTTTTTTTACTACAGCAACTACGCCGTCCCCGCGGGCCGCTTCAAGAAGCGGGTGCAGTGGCGGGGGAACATCTCCCGCTGGGACggctccatcctgctgcaggacCTGAGCGTCCACGACAGCGGCACCTACGAGTGCCAGCTGCGGCTGCTGCAGAACAGCAGCGTCTTCAAGAGCCGGACTGTGCTGCTCGTCAGCCCGGCCCCGAGAG GACGAGAAGCAGCGGCTGCCGAGGATGCCGCACAGCCCCCGAGAGACTCCGGGTTCTGGCCGGCCGTGGTGGGCTGTGGCTGCGTGGCCGTGGTGGTGGCGTTCCTGGCCGGGCTCTGCGTGAGGAAGAG GTTTgcaaccatcacagccctgGAGAGAAtggggaacagcagcagcaagaacaaAGCAGAG GAAGCGATTTACTCCTCAATCCCTGGAGCTGAGGTACccaaggctgagcaggaagCAAAGAAGAAGAGGAGAGCTGAGGACACGTACATAACCAtg cacccctCTCACGGCCGCGACAACGGCGTCTATGTGGAGCTGGCCAAGAGGGCGATCCCGACGGAATGGAtggcagaggggacacagggagatgggcagagccaggagcccCACAGCAGGTCAGGGGAGGCACTCCCCCGAcctccagagcagcagaaatag